From the genome of Fusarium fujikuroi IMI 58289 draft genome, chromosome FFUJ_chr06:
CGAAGTCGTCTTTGGAATCTGGCCGCAGTTCGTTGTTCTCTGCTTGGTGTTTGTTATCGGTCGTGCAAGGAACAACGGCATTTGGTCGAAGCAAGAGCATGAGCCTGTGAagggtgttgaggctggAGAGCGCACGCCTTGGGGTTACGGCCAGATCCCCCCTCAGGCGCAGAATGCTGTACCTATGCCCGAGCAGCAGCACTACCCTCAACCGGAACAGCAGCATCTGGCCCAGGGGTATggtcctcagcaacaagtGCCCCAGCAGCAAAACGGCTACTATGCGCCCCAACAACCTCAGTACGCGGCGTACGATGCTATTTCTCCTGTGTCTCAGCCCAGATCACCACCTCCTCATGAGGAGACAGTGGGATTGAACCACCAGGCTGATGGTACTCCTCCCCAGGTACCAGCTCAGCCTTACCCTGAGAAGCATTAGGCGTGCTGGGACAGATAATGAATCGTTTTATGACACAAACGGGCGTGAATGAATTTGGACAACTTCTACAGACATGATACCACCCTTCTATACTTTATGATATTTAGTACACCCAATTCTACCTCATCAACAGAATGTCTAAACCCTGTGATATCGTCTAATCCACGTCTGAGAACTCAGCTGGAGCAACGAATGGGCCATCTTCACCCATAGTACCAGTAACGTATCTTATTCAGTCAGTGAATAATTCCCTGTGAATGATTGAAGGTTAGACTCACTTTGTATGGCTTCCTCGCGCAGCCAATTGACCCTTGCTATTGGTGAACGTCACCTGTGTAAAAGCAAGCGTCTTGCCGATCTTATCGAGTGTGGCAGTGCCCTTGAGAAGATCTCCCGGGCGGCCTCCGGGGCTCAGATATGTCACTGCTAAGTCAGCAACGTCGTACGTGATTATGACAGGTGCGTACCGTTCAGATCGGTTGACACGCCTGTTGCGAAGCGGCCTGATGAGGCGACTGCAAGAGAACCACCAAGGTCGACGAGACTAGCGAGAGTACCGCCATGAATTGTTTGAAGGCGGTTCTAAGCGAGGTCAGCGAGAGCTCGTTTGTGATGAGTTGAGAGACGGACAGTGTGTTCTTTTTGGATGTCAAGCTCGAAGTCGACTCTGCCTTCTGTGGCACTGGTGACACGGAACTACAGATATCAGCACGCGTCCCAAGTATGTTTATTCAGTGTATATACATGTTTTCCTAGAAGACTACGGATAATAGGGTCAGTTTCGGGATCTTATTACGGAATGCCGAGTCTCAATCGGTGCCTTGGGGTACATACCGAGGCTCAAGGCCAGAGTCTGCCATGAAAGAGCGCACGACCTGAGACACAACACGAGTTAACTGCCAAGCTTTGAGAAAGCACCAGTCGAATGAGTTGCAATTGGCTGTGCAATGCATGCGCCTCAAGATGCAGTAAGAGAACGTACCGCTTGTGTGAATTTCGTGGGACTCAGCTTGACCTTCCCAGACATTGTGACGGGTGAGATGAAGCAAGTTCGGGATGTTCTTTCAATCTCTGAAGTAGGAGTTCTGAAAATGGGTAGATACTATCACGTCTTTCGTGTAGTATGAGCGATGTTGAGAGAAGCTCGAGATATGGGCACGGAGTTCGAGATGGATTAGCCGAGTTCCGGGGTAATGATGACCCCTGCCAACGGAACGACCCCACCATCCAAATTGACGTAACCCATCTTCACGGTGACCTACCCTACTCTGCTCAATGCTCTGTCTTGGATGTAAGAACATAGGAAGGCTTTAGGGTCAGGGCGCTCTCAAACTTCACATCGAAGGTGGCTGTCTTTCGCCCACCAGCAGGAGCTTCCTCTGCCTACAGGATGTTCGACTTTGCTCACTGAATCCCCTGCCGATGTCGCTCCTGGGGGTAAGGCTTAAGAGAGGACGCAAACAAATGAACTTGATTTCATGACCTAGTGGCCATCCCCGTCTAAGTAGTGGAGTGATATTGCCAGGTTGCTTCACTCTGTCGACCGGTATCAAGCTTCCGGTATCCGCTCAATAAATACACTCCTTTCTCATTCATATATCCCTTTAAGTTCTGAGGATTCTTCCAGGAGTGTTAGCGCGTTGAGCACAAGTTGCAAGGAGAGACTATAAGCGACAGAGAAATAGTGTGTTGTTTTCAATTTGGGTATCTGTCAATCTGATCTGTGCTAACTGGGGGGAAGTGTTAAGTATCATTAATCTCATATCTCATCTCCGTGCGCCATTTTCGCCATGCAAATTCCAAAGCAAATCTTCCGTACGCCATTTTGTAGATGTTCCAAGCAATCGCCATTCTTAATGAGTCCCATTCTTCGCCCGAGACTCAATATCCCATGCGTGTCTTTCATGCGTCTTGCATCTCATCATCCCGAAACAAATTCTCCATGTCATCCCCGATTGCTTCCAGTGGGGTGTCAACAACCTCCTCTCCCTTGTCGGAGTCactgtcgtcgtcttcgatGATGACTTGGGTGTCTCCTGGGCCCTTAAGATTTGAGCCCatgatcttctcatctttAGATCCTTGGGGCTGCCAGCCGAGTTCCCATTCCTCGACACGAACGCGGATGTCCTTTTGTAGCtcgattttcttcttcttcaactcctcgCTTGCTGGGTAGTTCTCCAACAGATTGTGGAGATGGAAGGACAGTTCGTGTTTGAGCCTGTCGATGGCCTCTTGCGCAATCCTGTGCAGATCTCGTGGCACCAGCGCTTTTCTGGCCTCAAGCCTCTCAGAAAGCTTATTCACAATCGGCCTAGCGATATGCACACTGATTTTGCGAATTTTGTTGGTCACACAGTCACGGCGTCGCTTGTAAGAACCATTGCCCTCTGATATGCCAGGTCAGTAACGGTTTACAAGGTGAATATTGTCATGGTGCTGGGTATACTTACTGATGTTCAGAGCAGCTTCGAACACTGGCTCCAATTCCCGTCCATAAAgctcgacaacatcatcggTGACTTCAGAGGCATCTTCGGATAGTTTGTCCAGCATTTTCTGAATGTTGCTGTCGCTGGGCAGCAGACCATCGTCGGCGGTCGCTGCGAAATGGTTGAAGCTCACTTCCAAGGCTGGCAAGTTATCCCTGATGTCCTGTTTGAGCTGGGACACGTATTCGGTCCATGTCTTTTTGAAAGCTTCCATGATTGGGGCTTTTATTTCCATCAACCTTTGATTCATTTGGTCATCCCATTCTTTGCAAATAGATCTCAGTAGTAGACCACCTCTGCAGAACATGTCAGTTATATGGCTGCCCAACCATTACCATCAATGCTTACAGGTCTTCTAGCCAGTTGTACGTAATTCCAGTGCCCTTCGGAGTATACATAGAGCCATTGCGAGAGAGTATGGCTGTGTAAGTGTTGCATCGCATCATCTCGGTGTCGTGATCATCGGCAGGGTACTTGCGGGACCACTTTGCTGCAACTCTCACAGCCTCATCACTGGAAGCTTTGCAGATCCTTTTCACATCCTCGAGGGGGTTCAGTTCTTGGATCTTGAGGGCTGCTTTGGAGAGGCTCGCTCCCAATTTCTGTTCTAGGTCAGTTGCAGATTCGGCCGTCACCACGCAAGTGCTTACAATAGAAAAGTCTCTATGGGTTTGGGCTAGAGCATCTTCGACAGTCGAACGGCTAATGTCGAAGTTTGCGTCAATGCCTTTCTCCTGTGAGTAGaacctcatcatggccatcaGCCCCTGGTAAGCACCGAGTACATCATCAAGGTGCTTCTCGCGCTTGCTCAAGGTTGCCTCAACAAGCCACTCCCTTACCGCTGGCAAACCTGTCGATGATATCGTGGTATAGCTTTGAATGGGAGGCTCCTTTTGTCTCAGTCTCCAATAAGCCTTGCTAGAGACGGGAAATATGGGCAACGGAGGTGAGCCCTTGTCGGATCGATTGAGCGCTGCTTGTCGGATCGCGTGGCTTTCCTGAAGTCTATCCTTGACATATTGGTTGCGTGTCTGGGTGACTTTATTATGAAGCCAgtcctcgatctcttccatctcctcgCAGACTTTTTCGATGTTGGACTTCAAGGTATTGATCATATCTGAACCTCTTTTGTAAGCCGCTGTCGCATTGTCTGCTTTAGTTTTGAGTTCCTCGATATTCTCTCGGTTGGCGTTTGACTGATCTATAATAATATGTGAGTAGGTAATCTTCGCCTTGTTGATGAACTAACCTTCGCTTCCAGGTAAGGGGCTTTCCTTGGCCATACGATGATTCTCATGCGCCTCCTTTCTTTCCCGCTCAACCAATTTGAGTTGTGCTTGAGTGTTTCTCAACTTTTTGTGGCCATTTTGCTTCCTCTGTTGGAGtgtcttgagctcctcaagttTCTGTGAGGTTTCTGGGTCATTCTGGAGTTCGTATGACCCTTCAACGTAAGTGGAAACATCGATCTGGTCCATCATTGACAGTATGACGCCAAAACCGCGCCCGTCGTATTTGCCGCGAATCTTCATCTGAGCCTCGTCAAAACCACTTTGCATCAATGCTTGACCTTGCTTCTCATCTGTTGCCCGGGCGATAGGACTGACCACCAGCCTAACATCCAGACGATGGGCAAATTTCTTTGCAATCTCGCCGCGACTGGCAGTCGCATCACCGCATCCTGGTAGATCGACAACAGTCATACCAGGCCTGAGGAAGTTGGATTTGACGTACATATGCACATCTTGGATCAACGGCCAGACAGAAAAAGGAGATCCCGCCCCGTGATTTACAGCCGTTGAGTCCAGGAATGGCTTGATCTTGCGATTGagctcttttctctttgcGGCGTTGAACTCGATAACTCCATCCTGTAGAAAGCGACAAGCTTGAGGGT
Proteins encoded in this window:
- a CDS encoding related to PaaI_thioesterase family protein, with amino-acid sequence MSGKVKLSPTKFTQAVVRSFMADSGLEPRLLGKHFRVTSATEGRVDFELDIQKEHTNRLQTIHGGTLASLVDLGGSLAVASSGRFATGVSTDLNVTYLSPGGRPGDLLKGTATLDKIGKTLAFTQVTFTNSKGQLAARGSHTKYVTGTMGEDGPFVAPAEFSDVD